One Centropristis striata isolate RG_2023a ecotype Rhode Island chromosome 22, C.striata_1.0, whole genome shotgun sequence genomic window carries:
- the LOC131960895 gene encoding LOW QUALITY PROTEIN: potassium voltage-gated channel subfamily A member 1 (The sequence of the model RefSeq protein was modified relative to this genomic sequence to represent the inferred CDS: deleted 1 base in 1 codon), translated as MEIALVSFENGGAKGSGGGGGGGGGGGNNAEESCRNALDVPQPGFVQTGLGEDFGKELNTRGSPQRSTTSPPHHHHHHHPLPPQQQQSSWKINDMNNTFSCSENAMDALLRADHSPHLFDEDMLDMDMDTESNERVLINIAGLRYETQLGTLNQFPDTLLGDPAKRIKYFDPLRNEYFFDRNRPSFDGILYFYQSGGKIRRPVNVSIDVFADEIRFYQLGEEAMERFREDEGFIKEEEKPLPQNEFQKQVWLIFEYPESSSPARGIAIVSVIVITISIITFCLETLPEFRDERELPVTSRLDNSTAPRPSLTFTDPFFIIETTCVIWFTFELFVRFFACPSKSEFSKTVMNIIDIMSIMPYFITVGTELAEQQGQEHQNGQQAMSLAILRVIRLVRVFRIFKLSRHSKGLQILGQTLKASMRELGLLIFFLFIGVILFSSAVYFAEADEPESHFTSIPDAFWWAVVTMTTVGYGDMRPVTVGGKIVGSLCAIAGVLTIALPVPVIVSNFNYFYHRETDQDQSSLKDEPNSGRASPELKRKGSKSSNKSQDAEKEDAGASVEKANIKANSSMDFKRSLYAFCLDTRETDL; from the exons ATGGAGATAGCCTTGGTGAGTTTTGAGAACGGCGGCGCCAAAGGGAgcggtggaggtggtggaggaggtggaggaggaggcaaCAATGCCGAGGAGAGCTGCCGGAACGCGCTGGATGTCCCTCAGCCGGGCTTCGTCCAAACTGGACTCGGGGAGGACTTCGGTAAGGAGCTGAACACCCGGGGGAGCCCCCAG CGCTCCACCACctcccccccccaccaccaccaccaccaccaccccctgcccccccagcagcagcagagctcctGGAAGATCAACGACATGAACAACACTTTCAGCTGCAGCGAGAACGCCATGGATGCGCTTTTACGCGCGGACCACAGTCCCCATCTGTTCGACGAGGACATGCTGGACATGGACATGGACACGGAGAGCAACGAGAGGGTCCTCATCAACATCGCCGGGCTCAGGTACGAGACCCAGCTGGGCACCCTGAACCAGTTCCCGGACACGCTGCTCGGGGACCCCGCCAAGAGGATTAAATACTTCGACCCGCTCCGGAACGAGTACTTCTTCGATCGCAACAGACCGAGTTTCGACGGGATTTTGTACTTCTACCAGTCCGGCGGGAAGATCCGGAGACCCGTCAACGTGTCCATCGACGTGTTCGCGGACGAGATCCGGTTCTACCAGCTGGGGGAGGAGGCCATGGAGCGGTTCCGGGAGGACGAGGGCTTCatcaaggaggaggagaagccgCTGCCCCAGAACGAGTTCCAGAAGCAGGTCTGGCTCATCTTCGAGTACCCGGAGAGCTCCAGTCCGGCTCGGGGCATCGCCATCGTGTCCGTGATCGTCATCACCATATCCATCATCACCTTCTGCCTGGAGACGCTGCCGGAGTTCAGGGACGAGAGGGAGCTTCCGGTGACCAGCCGGCTGGACAACAGCACGGCGCCGAGACCCTCCCTCACCTTCACAGACCCCTTCTTCATCATCGAGACCACGTGCGTCATCTGGTTCACCTTCGAGCTCTTCGTGCGCTTCTTCGCGTGTCCCAGTAAGTCCGAGTTCTCCAAGACGGTGATGAACATCATCGACATCATGTCCATCATGCCTTACTTCATCACAGTGGGCACGGAGCTGGCGGAGCAGCAGGGCCAGGAGCACCAGAACGGCCAGCAGGCCATGAGCCTGGCCATCCTGCGGGTCATCCGCCTGGTGCGGGTCTTCCGCATCTTCAAGCTCTCCAGACACTCCAAGGGGCTCCAGATCCTCGGACAGACGCTCAAGGCGAGCATGCGCGAGCTGGGGCTGCTgatcttcttcctcttcatcgGAGTCATCCTCTTCTCCAGCGCCGTCTACTTCGCCGAGGCGGACGAGCCGGAGTCGCACTTCACCAGCATCCCGGACGCCTTCTGGTGGGCCGTGGTGACCATGACCACGGTGGGCTACGGGGACATGAGGCCGGTGACGGTCGGGGGGAAGATCGTGGGTTCTCTGTGCGCCATCGCCGGCGTGTTGACCATCGCGCTGCCGGTTCCCGTCATCGTGTCCAACTTCAACTACTTCTACCACCGGGAGACGGACCAGGACCAGTCCTCGCTGAAGGACGAGCCCAACAGCGGCCGGGCCAGCCCCGAGCTGAAGCGGAAGGGCAGCAAGTCGTCCAACAAGTCGCAGGACGCGGAGAAGGAGGACGCGGGCGCCTCGGTGGAGAAGGCGAACATCAAGGCGAACAGCAGCATGGACTTCAAGAGATCCCTTTACGCGTTCTGCCTGGACACCCGGGAGACGGACCTGTAG